The Salvelinus namaycush isolate Seneca chromosome 38, SaNama_1.0, whole genome shotgun sequence genome includes a window with the following:
- the LOC120032098 gene encoding ras-related protein Rab-19-like, translating into MQQPTGGVELQDESFDFLFKIILIGDSNVGKTCVVQSFKSGQFSERQQNTIGVDFTVRTVDIDGKRIKMQVWDTAGQERFRTITHSYYRSAHGAMIAYDITRHGTFDSVSNWIREVELYGAANVVLCLIGNKSDLESERQVLFQEACCMAEERGLLAALETSAKEAQNVDDAFMMMARELLARNGMAVRQQAPSNNDSPRVLLRANSRPINGPAVITDKKTCC; encoded by the exons ATGCAGCAGCCAACTGGAGGAGTAGAGCTGCAGGACGAATCCTTTGATTTCCTGTTCAAGATCATCCTGATTGGAGATTCTAACGTGGGCAAGACCTGCGTGGTCCAGAGCTTCAAGTCAGGACAGTTCTCAGAGAGGCAACAGAACACCATAGGAGTGGACTTCACCGTGCGGACAGTGGACATCGACGGCAAGAGAATTAAG ATGCAGGTATGGGACACGGCTGGACAGGAGCGTTTCCGGACCATCACCCATAGTTACTACCGCAGCGCCCACGGCGCCATGATCGCCTATGACATCACACGCCACGGAACCTTTGACTCCGTGTCCAATTGGATCAGGGAGGTGGAGCTGTACGGCGCGGCCAATGTAGTGCTCTGTCTCATTG gTAACAAGTCTGACTTGGAGTCTGAGCGTCAGGTGTTGTTCCAGGAGGCATGCTGTATGGCTGAGGAGAGAGGCCTCCTGGCAGCATTAGAGACCTCCGCTAAGGAGGCCCAGAATGTGGACGATGCCTTCATGATGATGGCCCGCGAGCTGCTGGCACGCAACGGCATGGCCGTCCGGCAACAGGCCCCTAGCAACAATGACTCGCCCCGCGTCCTGCTCCGAGCCAACTCACGACCAATCAACGGGCCAGCGGTGATCACAGACAAGAAGACGTGTTGCTGA
- the LOC120031906 gene encoding tetraspanin-8-like produces MGRMNIWVKRAFICVCVLIGIISTLLLAITLFGHGHFHQSEEIDKMLPGITVLYVLEAATLALSIFGVYGARKEKKWAVILFSVGMSLASLYLFAACVKGYQSKHKMEELSRKEDLAMMPFSGAKQKDIEEMYYFQANFKCCGLVQGYQDWGTDIPLSCLCSDEDSTHFKCVAPGNNTRFVNHYPNSNLSEDDDHKALMDEHMLVFKEPCLPILLSFMGYAMSLMIGTLVALNTLWDIGVALAITILCQMRRKVDVPPVIFTSQPPQYRELCDTAESV; encoded by the exons ATGGGAAGAATGAATATCTGGGTAAAACGGGcgttcatttgtgtgtgtgtcttgataGGG ATCATCAGCACCCTCCTGCTGGCCATCACATTATTTGGACATGGGCACTTCCACCAATCAGAAGAA ATAGACAAGATGTTGCCAGGGATAACAGTTCTGTATGTCCTAGAAGCAGCAACCCTGGCCCTTTCAATCTTTGGGGTCTATGGAGCTCGCAAGGAGAAGAAGTGGGCTGTGATTCTG TTTTCAGTAGGTATGTCACTGGCCAGCCTATACCTGTTTGCAGCTTGTGTGAAAGGATATCAAAGCAAACACAAG ATGGAGGAGTTAAGCAGAAAGGAAGACCTAGCCATGATGCCTTTCAGTGGAGCGAAACAAAAGGATATAGAAGAGATGTACTACTTTCAAGCTAAC TTCAAATGCTGTGGGCTCGTACAAGGCTACCAAGACTGGGGCACAGACatccccctctcctgtctctgttctgATGAGGACTCAACACACTTTAAATGT GTTGCTCCTGGTAACAATACAAGATTTGTTAATCACTATCCCAACAGTAATTTGTCTGAGGATGATGACCACAAGGCTCTAATGGATGAACACATGCTGGTATTTAAAGAG CCATGTCTTCCCATCCTGCTCTCTTTCATGGGCTATGCAATGAGCCTGATGATAGGAACATTAGTTGCACTTAACACATTATGG GATATTGGAGTTGCCCTGGCCATCACAATACTCTGCCAGATGAGAAGAAAGGTTGATGTGCCACCTGTGATCTTCACCTCTCAACCACCTCAGTACAGAGAGCTGTGTGACACAGCAGAGAGTGTCTGA